The following is a genomic window from Armatimonadota bacterium.
TTCTTGACGCGCGCGGCGAGCGTTGGGGTGCTTTTGGGCGCGGGCGGTCTCACCGGCTGCGGCCGAGGGAAGGGCGGAGCCAAGCGGGACGAAATCCGCGTGCTCACGTGGAGCGGGTACGACGATCAGGACGCGCTCAAGCCGTTCGTCGAGAAGTACGGCGTGAAGGTGCGGGCGACGTACGTCGGCGGTAATGACGAACTGTTCTCGCGGCTCAAGGCGGGCGGCCCCGGGGCGTTCGACCTCGTGACGCCGTACATGGGCTTCATCCAGCACCTGATCAACCACGACCTCCTCGCGCCGCTCGACGTTGCCCGGCTGAAGAACCTCGACCAGGTCTTCGACCAGTTCCGCCACGGCTACTGGACGACGGCTTTCGGGGACGGCACGATCACCGGCGTGCCGTACTGCTGGGGCTCGCTGCCGCTGATCTACAACGCTGACAAGGTGCGGCCGGAGCCGACGTCGTGGAGCGCGTTGTACGACCCGCGCTATAAGGGCAAGGTCGCGGTGCTCGAAGACATGCGCGGTCTGATCTTCATCACCGCGCAGTACATCAAGGACCGCCTCGGCCCGCTCGACGACCTCGCCCACCTGACGCCGAGGCAGCTCGACATGGTGTTCGAGCAGCTCGCGAAGCTCAAGGGGCAACTGCGCACCATCGCGCCGATCGTCGGCGACTTCATCAACATGATGGAGTCGGGCGACATCTGGCTCGGCGGGGCATGGGAGCTGGCGACGGTGCAGTGCCAGCGCGACGGCTACCCGGTGAAGCAGATCATTCCCGAGGAGGGCAGCTTCGCGTGGGTGGATAGCTGGTGTCTGGTCAAGGGGGCGCAGGATCTCGACCTCGTGTACGCGTTCATAGACCACATGACGAGCATCGAGGCGCAGCAGCTTGTCGTGAAGAACCTCGGCCTGGGCTGCGTCAACCGCGAGGCCGCGGAGGGGCTGCCGGAGGATGTCCGCGCGCTGTACAATCTCACCGATCTGGACCAGACCTTCGAGAAGTGCGTGCTGCCCGGCGTCGAGCCGACCGAGCCCGGAGGCAAGTACACGACGCTCCAGGACTGGACTCGCAAGTGGGAGGAGTGGAAGGCGCTGTAGTTGCCGGCCGGACGCGCGAGGGGGCGATCGTGCGGTGAGGGTGCAGTGGATGTGCGACCATGGCTGATGATGGCCCCATAGTAGTCCTCGAACGCGTCACGAAACGCTTCGGCAGCGTTGTCGCGGTTGACGACGTGAGCCTGGAGGTGCGCAGGGGGGAATTCGTCTCGCTCGTCGGGCCCAGCGGGTGCGGCAAGACGACGACGCTGCGCATGATCGGCGGGTTCGAGGAGCCGACGGCGGGCCGCGTGTTCATCGAAGGGCGCGACGTCTCCGGCGTTCCCCCGAACCGGCGCTCGACGAACATGTGCTTCCAGCGCTACGCGTTGTTCCCACACCTCAACGTGTTCGATAATGTCGCTTACGGCCTGCGGGTGCGCAAGCGGCAGCGATGGGAAATCGTGGAGCGTGTCTCGCGGGCGCTTGAGCTGGTGGACCTCGCGGGATTCGAGCTGCGGCGCGTGCACGAGCTGAGCGGCGGCCAGAGCCAGCGCGTGGCTCTCGCCCGGGCGCTCGTCAACGAGCCGTCGGTGCTGCTGTTGGACGAGCCGCTGGGCGCGCTCGATCTCAAGCTGCGCCGCCAGATGCAGATCGAGTTGCGGCGGATTCAGCACGCGCTGGGGACGACCTTCATCTACGTGACCCACGATCAAGAGGAAGCGCTGGCCATGTCGAGCC
Proteins encoded in this region:
- a CDS encoding extracellular solute-binding protein, which produces MASKRRNGAAAAGPLNTLTRREFLTRAASVGVLLGAGGLTGCGRGKGGAKRDEIRVLTWSGYDDQDALKPFVEKYGVKVRATYVGGNDELFSRLKAGGPGAFDLVTPYMGFIQHLINHDLLAPLDVARLKNLDQVFDQFRHGYWTTAFGDGTITGVPYCWGSLPLIYNADKVRPEPTSWSALYDPRYKGKVAVLEDMRGLIFITAQYIKDRLGPLDDLAHLTPRQLDMVFEQLAKLKGQLRTIAPIVGDFINMMESGDIWLGGAWELATVQCQRDGYPVKQIIPEEGSFAWVDSWCLVKGAQDLDLVYAFIDHMTSIEAQQLVVKNLGLGCVNREAAEGLPEDVRALYNLTDLDQTFEKCVLPGVEPTEPGGKYTTLQDWTRKWEEWKAL
- a CDS encoding ABC transporter ATP-binding protein; the encoded protein is MADDGPIVVLERVTKRFGSVVAVDDVSLEVRRGEFVSLVGPSGCGKTTTLRMIGGFEEPTAGRVFIEGRDVSGVPPNRRSTNMCFQRYALFPHLNVFDNVAYGLRVRKRQRWEIVERVSRALELVDLAGFELRRVHELSGGQSQRVALARALVNEPSVLLLDEPLGALDLKLRRQMQIELRRIQHALGTTFIYVTHDQEEALAMSSRIFIMNQGRVVQEGAPAEVYSQPANEFAASFVGESNLLRVTATGPREGSWGDVKVEMNVGSAPPGSEMLVSLRPERIALQPAEEPSGAPNRARGRIREAIFLGPLVRYLVEVADRYTLRVVHLSSGGRTFREGDEVLAEWQADDMVEVSGA